Proteins co-encoded in one Arthrobacter globiformis genomic window:
- a CDS encoding SDR family oxidoreductase, with protein sequence MVRICVAGGTGEAGREVVRQALGLGHAVAVLTRNPPLPGAREYYDGAAYFRADVTTGDGVPEALAGADVVIDCLEARTGKALRHYAAGGALLLGEAAAAGVVRAVQLSIINCDQSALTYYRSKADKERVYARSPLETRTVRATQFHSLVTGIFGAGSRVGLVPVIKGARFQTISPADVAAALLEAALGPPFSDSRAVETVGGPEVLSMASMATVWKRITGARGLVTELPLPGSTGRFLREGKNLAPEQRYGHTTFEAWLANRQENL encoded by the coding sequence ATGGTCCGCATCTGCGTTGCCGGCGGCACTGGCGAGGCTGGCCGCGAAGTGGTGCGCCAGGCCCTTGGCCTGGGGCACGCCGTCGCGGTTTTGACTCGAAACCCGCCGCTCCCGGGTGCCCGGGAGTATTACGACGGCGCCGCGTACTTCCGCGCGGACGTCACCACCGGAGACGGGGTGCCCGAAGCGCTGGCGGGTGCCGACGTCGTCATCGATTGCCTCGAAGCGCGGACCGGCAAAGCACTCAGGCACTATGCGGCCGGCGGCGCACTGCTGCTGGGCGAAGCCGCGGCGGCTGGCGTGGTACGGGCCGTACAGCTTTCCATCATTAACTGCGACCAAAGCGCCCTCACGTATTACCGGTCAAAGGCGGACAAAGAGCGCGTGTACGCGAGATCGCCGCTCGAAACGCGCACTGTGCGGGCAACGCAGTTCCACAGCCTGGTGACGGGGATTTTCGGTGCGGGTTCCCGCGTTGGCCTCGTACCGGTGATCAAAGGCGCCCGGTTCCAGACGATCTCGCCGGCCGATGTGGCGGCGGCGCTGCTGGAAGCCGCACTGGGACCGCCGTTTAGTGATTCCCGCGCGGTGGAGACCGTCGGAGGGCCGGAGGTGCTGAGCATGGCATCGATGGCCACAGTCTGGAAGCGGATAACCGGTGCCAGGGGCCTCGTGACCGAACTGCCGCTGCCCGGATCGACGGGCAGATTTTTGCGTGAAGGGAAGAACCTGGCGCCCGAACAGCGTTACGGACACACGACATTTGAGGCCTGGTTGGCAAACCGGCAAGAAAATTTGTAG
- a CDS encoding Lrp/AsnC family transcriptional regulator — protein MSSNPKNIRPPAGHEPLDAIDERLLAALVDDARISNKQLAELVGIAPSTALMRTRALSDRGIIQGFEAKLSLSAIGRSVQALIAVRLRAHDREQIDRFTSRVPKLPAVLSTFHTSGSVDYLLHIAVATTEDLRDWVLDNLATDPVVGHTETTLVFDHMQGNHGPLPEQD, from the coding sequence GTGAGCAGCAACCCGAAGAATATTCGGCCGCCAGCGGGGCACGAGCCGCTGGACGCCATTGATGAGCGGCTGCTGGCGGCCCTGGTGGACGATGCCCGGATATCCAACAAGCAGCTGGCCGAGCTGGTGGGCATCGCCCCCTCCACCGCCCTCATGCGCACCCGCGCTCTTTCGGACCGGGGCATCATCCAGGGATTCGAAGCGAAACTGAGCCTTTCCGCGATTGGCCGGTCAGTGCAGGCCCTGATCGCCGTCCGGCTCCGTGCCCACGACCGGGAGCAGATCGACCGGTTCACCTCCCGCGTCCCCAAGCTGCCCGCCGTACTTTCAACCTTCCATACGTCCGGCTCGGTCGACTATCTGCTGCACATCGCCGTCGCCACCACCGAGGACCTGCGGGACTGGGTTCTGGACAACCTTGCCACCGACCCCGTGGTGGGCCACACCGAAACCACACTGGTGTTCGACCACATGCAGGGCAACCACGGACCGCTGCCGGAACAGGACTGA
- a CDS encoding MFS transporter, giving the protein MPTPNQHARGIQPSQSGPAQAAGASPAAGAGVEWNGHPKGSQAYGRILAGLAFAGVATFAQLYSTQAVLPVMAAELRVSAADAALTISLATVGLAVTVIPWSFLADRIGRVKAMTWGICLATALGLLVPLATSFPVLLGLRMLEGMALGGIPAIAIAYLNEEIDRAHAAVAAGSYVAGTTLGGLAGRLVAGPAGELWGWRAAALAVSVLATVAAVLFLVLIPKARGFSPARGIGLRGAARTLSGHLANPRLLALYVQAFLLMGGFVAVYNYLGFRLSGEPFSLPATLISLIFLAYLSGTATSRWAGALTQRFGRRTVLLAGIAVMAAGLAFTLTQVLVLILAGLIIFTGGFFAAHSIGAGWTGAIAQSGRAQAASLYNLAYYLGSSILGWAGGLVFQSLGWPALAAAVIILGCTTAVITAVVHPSSAPQRRQRQPDKASLQHP; this is encoded by the coding sequence ATGCCAACGCCCAACCAGCATGCCCGCGGAATCCAGCCGAGCCAGTCCGGGCCGGCGCAGGCTGCCGGGGCGAGTCCGGCTGCCGGGGCAGGCGTCGAATGGAACGGGCATCCGAAGGGTTCACAGGCCTACGGCAGGATCCTGGCTGGCCTGGCGTTTGCCGGGGTGGCCACCTTCGCCCAGCTCTATTCCACCCAGGCAGTACTTCCTGTCATGGCTGCCGAGCTTCGGGTGAGCGCCGCGGACGCCGCGCTGACCATTTCCCTGGCCACCGTGGGCCTCGCCGTCACCGTCATTCCCTGGTCGTTCCTCGCAGACCGGATCGGGAGGGTAAAGGCCATGACCTGGGGAATCTGCCTGGCCACGGCCTTGGGGCTGCTGGTGCCGCTGGCCACGTCTTTCCCCGTCCTGCTGGGGCTCCGGATGCTGGAGGGCATGGCCCTGGGCGGCATCCCGGCCATCGCCATCGCCTACCTCAACGAGGAGATCGACCGGGCGCACGCTGCCGTGGCCGCGGGCAGCTACGTCGCGGGCACCACGTTGGGCGGCCTGGCCGGCCGGCTTGTGGCCGGGCCGGCGGGGGAACTATGGGGATGGCGCGCCGCCGCGCTCGCCGTCTCCGTCCTGGCCACCGTGGCCGCCGTGCTCTTCCTGGTCCTGATTCCCAAGGCCCGCGGCTTCAGCCCCGCCCGGGGTATCGGCCTCCGCGGAGCGGCCAGGACCTTGTCTGGGCATCTGGCCAACCCGCGGCTGCTGGCACTCTACGTGCAGGCCTTCCTGCTGATGGGCGGCTTCGTGGCCGTCTACAACTATCTCGGTTTCCGGCTCTCCGGCGAGCCGTTCAGCCTTCCGGCCACGCTCATCAGCCTCATCTTCCTGGCCTATCTGTCGGGCACTGCGACCTCACGCTGGGCCGGAGCCCTGACGCAGCGCTTCGGCCGGCGCACGGTGCTGCTGGCCGGCATTGCGGTTATGGCGGCAGGCCTCGCCTTCACCCTCACCCAGGTGCTGGTGCTGATACTGGCCGGCCTCATCATCTTCACCGGCGGTTTCTTCGCGGCCCACAGCATCGGCGCGGGCTGGACCGGAGCCATCGCCCAGTCAGGCCGGGCACAGGCAGCATCGCTGTACAACCTCGCGTATTACCTGGGCTCCAGCATCTTGGGCTGGGCCGGAGGACTGGTGTTCCAGTCCCTCGGCTGGCCGGCGCTGGCGGCCGCCGTCATCATCCTGGGATGCACGACGGCGGTGATCACCGCCGTCGTGCACCCCTCGTCCGCGCCCCAGCGGCGGCAGCGCCAGCCGGATAAGGCAAGCCTGCAGCATCCCTGA
- a CDS encoding GNAT family N-acetyltransferase, producing the protein MRVSHIWPVTLECGDIVLRPIRYRDRKEWTEVRSRNSDWLAPWEASNPIAGGALPDYRQMVRSLNTQAAQATALPFVITEWTPGHRDPVIVGQLTVSSIVWGSALMATLGYWVDQARAGHGIAPTAVAMATDHCFRTLGLHRMEINIRPENGPSLRVVEKLGFRDEGYRPRYLHINGEWADHRSFALTSEEVPEGLLSRWLRVRPA; encoded by the coding sequence ATGAGGGTCAGCCACATCTGGCCGGTCACGCTGGAGTGCGGGGACATTGTCCTGCGGCCCATCAGGTACCGGGATCGGAAGGAGTGGACCGAGGTCCGTTCCCGTAACAGTGACTGGCTGGCGCCCTGGGAGGCCTCGAATCCGATCGCGGGCGGGGCGCTGCCCGATTACCGCCAGATGGTCAGGTCCCTGAACACGCAAGCGGCCCAGGCCACCGCGCTGCCCTTTGTGATCACGGAGTGGACGCCCGGACACCGTGACCCCGTCATCGTGGGGCAGCTGACGGTCTCCTCTATTGTGTGGGGATCCGCCTTGATGGCGACGCTCGGCTACTGGGTGGACCAGGCGCGGGCCGGGCACGGGATCGCTCCCACTGCGGTGGCGATGGCAACTGACCATTGTTTCCGGACCCTTGGCCTGCACCGGATGGAAATCAACATCCGTCCCGAAAACGGGCCCAGCCTGCGCGTCGTGGAGAAGCTCGGCTTCCGGGACGAGGGCTACCGTCCGCGCTACCTGCACATCAATGGGGAATGGGCAGACCACCGCTCCTTCGCCCTGACCTCAGAGGAAGTTCCGGAAGGTCTCCTCAGCCGCTGGCTGCGGGTCAGGCCCGCCTGA
- a CDS encoding DUF1761 domain-containing protein, translated as MDWFSYFFQVNWLAVLLAFVASMAIGFVWYLPAVLGKRWMEAVGKTEEDLRNTNGGAGIWVPMMAAAALTAILLAVLISKLGLDSALAGGSFAFVLAVVFRVGGHVIHNGFAGRPAAVTLIDSGHDVLAVTAAGVIIGALS; from the coding sequence ATGGATTGGTTCTCTTACTTCTTTCAGGTCAACTGGCTTGCGGTGCTTCTTGCCTTCGTCGCAAGCATGGCCATCGGCTTCGTCTGGTACCTGCCCGCTGTGCTCGGCAAGCGGTGGATGGAGGCCGTCGGCAAGACGGAAGAGGACCTCAGGAACACTAATGGCGGCGCCGGAATCTGGGTTCCCATGATGGCAGCTGCAGCCCTAACAGCCATCCTGCTCGCAGTTCTGATCAGCAAGCTCGGACTCGACAGCGCGCTGGCCGGCGGATCGTTCGCTTTCGTGCTGGCAGTGGTGTTCCGTGTGGGCGGCCACGTAATCCACAACGGTTTCGCCGGACGTCCTGCCGCGGTGACGCTCATCGACTCCGGCCACGATGTCCTCGCTGTGACAGCCGCCGGAGTCATCATCGGCGCGCTGTCCTGA
- a CDS encoding ArsR/SmtB family transcription factor, with protein MASKPNFEAPDVQDLPYPVRKMDPASLKALAHPLRVQILEMLSRYGAQTACSLGELLGESSGSTSYHLRQLAKHDFVREVEGKGTARERWWERPRGAIEVSSPELASSPATQEASRLVNREFELRRQAVLADFMAHGADSLDRDWLEAATVSTANVRMNEEQLGAYTRAMEAFSYRLLEEIRGEGDQEGARPVQIHFNAFPILRVPASAGTRGQRRTPNPAQAESFSTKQSTSPERKEP; from the coding sequence ATGGCCAGCAAGCCGAACTTTGAAGCCCCCGACGTACAGGACCTGCCGTACCCCGTCCGGAAGATGGACCCCGCTTCCCTCAAGGCGCTTGCGCATCCGCTGCGAGTCCAGATCCTGGAAATGCTTTCGCGGTACGGCGCGCAGACGGCGTGCAGCCTCGGCGAGCTGCTGGGGGAGTCCAGCGGTTCCACGAGCTATCACCTGCGCCAGCTGGCCAAGCACGACTTCGTTCGGGAGGTAGAGGGAAAAGGGACCGCGCGGGAGCGGTGGTGGGAGCGGCCGCGCGGCGCCATCGAGGTCTCGTCACCTGAACTTGCCAGTTCCCCCGCCACCCAGGAAGCGTCGCGGCTGGTGAACCGGGAGTTCGAGCTCCGCCGCCAGGCCGTGCTCGCCGATTTCATGGCGCACGGGGCGGACAGCCTGGACCGTGACTGGCTGGAAGCCGCAACCGTAAGCACCGCCAATGTGCGGATGAACGAGGAGCAGCTGGGCGCCTATACGCGGGCCATGGAGGCCTTCTCCTATCGGCTGCTGGAGGAGATCCGCGGCGAGGGGGACCAGGAAGGTGCCCGGCCGGTCCAGATCCACTTCAACGCCTTCCCCATCCTCAGGGTCCCCGCGTCCGCAGGCACCCGCGGCCAGCGCAGGACTCCGAACCCCGCCCAAGCGGAATCCTTCAGCACAAAACAGTCAACGAGCCCCGAAAGGAAAGAGCCATGA
- a CDS encoding LysR substrate-binding domain-containing protein produces the protein MDIEHRQLVQLLPVLPLLAELGRTQHITETAELLGVPQSTVSRALARASAVVGTDLLVRDGRGVRLTPAATTLLPYVESALAEFRAGLDLVRHESEVVRGRIAVTFQHTFGEATLPLLISAFRSRYPQTEFDLSQGSRDSCLAELSSGAADLALTAPVAPAGRTIGSAALYREPLRLVLHHRHRLADRKSASVAEIRKDPFVALGSGYGLRSLTDVLFREAGFRPRIAFESQDAHTARGLVSAGLGVSILPPEGGSGPGRGVTAATGDLGWVEIALESELAYREIGLAWRERRGVRESEPDALRLFRELVLGEGPGLLAGLVQARSGP, from the coding sequence GTGGATATCGAGCACAGGCAACTGGTGCAGCTGCTGCCGGTTCTGCCGCTGCTGGCGGAGCTTGGGCGGACACAGCACATCACCGAAACCGCCGAGCTGCTGGGCGTTCCGCAGTCCACGGTCAGCCGCGCGCTGGCGCGCGCCAGTGCCGTGGTGGGGACCGATCTCCTGGTAAGGGACGGCAGGGGCGTGCGGCTAACGCCTGCTGCCACGACGCTGCTGCCCTACGTGGAGTCGGCGCTCGCCGAGTTCCGCGCCGGCCTGGACCTTGTCCGGCACGAGTCGGAGGTGGTGCGCGGCCGGATCGCCGTGACCTTCCAGCACACGTTCGGCGAAGCGACGCTGCCACTGCTCATCAGTGCGTTCCGGAGCCGCTATCCGCAGACGGAGTTCGATCTCAGCCAGGGCTCCCGCGACAGCTGTCTGGCGGAACTCTCCTCCGGGGCCGCCGATCTCGCGCTGACCGCACCCGTGGCACCCGCCGGCAGGACCATCGGGTCCGCAGCCCTGTATCGGGAACCACTGCGGCTCGTGCTGCACCACCGGCACCGGCTGGCGGACCGGAAATCAGCGTCTGTGGCCGAGATCCGGAAAGACCCGTTCGTCGCGCTGGGATCGGGGTACGGGCTGCGGTCCCTGACGGATGTCCTGTTCCGGGAAGCCGGCTTCCGGCCGCGCATTGCCTTTGAAAGCCAGGATGCACACACCGCGCGGGGCCTGGTGTCCGCCGGGCTGGGTGTCAGCATTCTTCCGCCGGAGGGCGGCAGCGGCCCGGGCCGCGGCGTCACGGCGGCCACCGGGGACCTGGGCTGGGTCGAAATTGCGCTGGAATCGGAACTGGCATACCGCGAGATCGGTCTGGCTTGGCGCGAGCGCCGCGGCGTGCGGGAGAGCGAACCGGATGCGCTGCGGCTCTTCCGGGAGCTGGTATTGGGCGAGGGGCCAGGGCTGCTGGCAGGGCTGGTCCAGGCCCGGTCGGGCCCCTGA
- a CDS encoding 2-nitropropane dioxygenase — MSALSVNQSVPCAGYRRASVVEAMAVRIGAGLVEWAERRRVVPEESARQQRDAARRRDELSLLRGDVLGAAHSGLLLARH; from the coding sequence ATGAGCGCTCTATCGGTCAACCAGTCCGTTCCCTGCGCCGGCTACCGCCGTGCCTCCGTCGTGGAAGCCATGGCCGTCCGTATCGGCGCAGGCCTGGTGGAATGGGCGGAGCGGCGCCGGGTTGTTCCGGAGGAATCCGCCCGGCAGCAGCGGGACGCCGCGCGGCGCCGCGATGAATTGAGCCTGTTGCGTGGCGATGTCCTCGGGGCAGCCCACTCTGGCCTGCTGCTTGCCCGCCACTAG
- the corA gene encoding magnesium/cobalt transporter CorA has translation MTIIDNAVYVDGVRTAEPENLEQTFETLDSHGGMAWIGLYRPSKAEMAAVAEEFGLHDLAVEDAVSAHQRPKLERYGASLFTVLRPARYRDDTETVEFGELHIFVGTNFVVTVRHAEMSGVGQVRRRLESRPDLLRHGPPAVLYALLDQVVDDYAPVVAGLENDIDEIEDQLFSGDSAVSRRIYELAREVIQFQRAIHPLPAMMQQLNQGFDDFAADAELQHNLRDVEDHVERVISRADSFRDLLQNALTLDGTLTANRQNEASAQQNEQVKKISSWAAIFFAPSFVAGVYGMNFDHMPELHWAYGYPMAILLMAATAALMYLIFKRKGWL, from the coding sequence GTGACCATCATCGACAACGCCGTCTACGTCGACGGGGTCCGCACCGCGGAGCCCGAAAACCTGGAACAGACGTTTGAAACGCTTGACAGCCACGGCGGGATGGCCTGGATCGGCCTGTACCGTCCCTCGAAAGCCGAGATGGCCGCCGTCGCCGAGGAGTTTGGCCTGCATGACCTGGCCGTGGAGGACGCCGTTTCGGCCCACCAACGGCCAAAGCTGGAGCGCTACGGGGCCAGCCTTTTCACTGTTCTGAGGCCGGCCCGGTACCGCGATGACACCGAAACTGTGGAATTCGGCGAGCTCCATATATTCGTTGGAACGAACTTCGTGGTGACCGTCCGGCATGCCGAGATGTCCGGCGTCGGACAGGTACGCCGCCGCCTGGAGTCCAGGCCGGATCTCCTCCGCCACGGACCGCCGGCGGTACTGTACGCACTGCTGGACCAGGTGGTGGACGACTACGCCCCGGTGGTGGCCGGGCTGGAAAACGACATCGACGAAATCGAAGACCAACTGTTTTCGGGGGATTCCGCGGTGTCCCGCCGCATCTATGAACTCGCCCGCGAGGTCATCCAGTTCCAGCGGGCCATCCATCCGCTGCCGGCCATGATGCAGCAGCTGAATCAAGGATTTGACGACTTTGCTGCCGACGCCGAGCTCCAGCACAATCTCCGGGACGTCGAGGACCACGTGGAGCGGGTGATTTCGCGGGCTGATTCATTCCGTGACCTCCTTCAAAACGCGCTGACCCTGGACGGCACGCTTACCGCCAACCGGCAGAACGAGGCGAGCGCGCAGCAGAACGAGCAGGTAAAAAAGATCTCGTCCTGGGCGGCCATCTTCTTCGCCCCATCGTTTGTGGCCGGCGTGTACGGCATGAACTTTGACCATATGCCGGAGCTGCATTGGGCCTACGGTTACCCCATGGCGATACTGCTGATGGCAGCCACAGCCGCCCTGATGTATCTCATCTTCAAGCGGAAGGGCTGGCTCTAG
- the zapE gene encoding AFG1/ZapE family ATPase has protein sequence MAGFHRGLVITPGTERQLGAYGLFRPSPSQRDVLALPTGPLSVKGADPDMLWASFAELCGGNWSTADYLLLAETFPAWVVDGIPSPSAESASSPADWQRFLTLLNVLHERDITPFLIAPGLFGSPFGPPEGGPPEELAAVLSRIGERLSVLRRIESDEQLADEQSGGC, from the coding sequence GTGGCCGGTTTTCACCGCGGCCTGGTCATCACGCCCGGCACCGAACGGCAGTTGGGCGCCTACGGGCTGTTCAGGCCCTCCCCTTCCCAGCGGGACGTCCTGGCCCTGCCCACCGGTCCGCTGTCAGTCAAAGGCGCCGACCCGGACATGCTTTGGGCCAGCTTCGCCGAGCTATGCGGCGGAAATTGGTCGACGGCGGACTATCTTCTGCTGGCGGAGACGTTCCCAGCCTGGGTCGTGGACGGCATACCTTCACCTTCTGCAGAGTCCGCGTCCAGCCCGGCTGACTGGCAGCGGTTCCTGACTTTGCTGAACGTCCTCCACGAGCGGGACATCACTCCGTTCCTCATTGCGCCGGGCCTGTTTGGCAGCCCCTTTGGACCACCGGAGGGCGGCCCTCCTGAGGAACTGGCCGCCGTTCTGTCACGCATCGGAGAGCGGCTCTCCGTGCTTCGCAGGATCGAGTCGGACGAACAGTTGGCGGATGAGCAGTCTGGCGGCTGCTAG
- a CDS encoding Lrp/AsnC family transcriptional regulator, giving the protein MNTLDPTDLKILLELIRDPRVQIGELSEKLGIARNTAQSRVRRMLRSGILHDGGREIDLEAVGYDVVAFVTIEVTHRELDGVIAALRLIPQVLEVHEISGRGDVWCRVVATDTQNLQGALRSILRIKGVIRTETVLALHTHIPYRTEPLISRLVQSAPGPAPLRPE; this is encoded by the coding sequence TTGAACACCTTGGACCCCACGGATCTGAAGATCCTGCTCGAGCTGATCCGCGACCCCCGGGTCCAGATCGGTGAGCTGAGCGAAAAACTCGGCATTGCGCGGAACACTGCCCAGTCACGCGTGCGCCGGATGCTGCGCTCTGGCATCCTGCACGACGGCGGCCGCGAGATCGACCTCGAAGCGGTGGGATACGACGTCGTCGCCTTTGTGACGATTGAAGTGACGCACCGGGAGCTCGACGGCGTGATCGCCGCTTTGCGGCTGATTCCCCAGGTCCTCGAAGTGCACGAGATCTCCGGCCGGGGCGACGTCTGGTGCCGGGTGGTGGCCACGGACACGCAAAACCTCCAGGGCGCGCTGCGTTCGATCCTGCGCATCAAGGGCGTGATCCGCACCGAAACCGTGCTGGCCCTCCACACGCACATCCCGTACCGGACCGAGCCGCTGATCAGCCGCCTGGTTCAGTCGGCTCCGGGGCCTGCGCCCCTTCGGCCGGAATAG
- a CDS encoding MFS transporter yields MTVFSELRMRPATATRWGWDASTTTRLAMAGVVIFTLLVGANLATPLYPLLQVRLGIGSLGITVAFAAYVLALVATLMLAGHWSDHIGRRAALLLAVLTGLAGGLVFANADSLAGLCGGRALQGVAVALATGASSAALRELLPERPEWASRFTLLASAGGVAAGPAIGGILSLLPDSTSTPYLIHTLVLAALLVPLYLLRARPAIKPAGPRPLKALAPRLPTVSRDARGAFWLAAAVGFLSFAVFGFCLSLAPGYFAKILGTESRPLIGLLAGLTLGSSALSQLVAVRSRFAVPAGLAVLGGAVALIAAAAAAGNPWLLVAASVAAGAGQGVAFRTVFNDVAGKVEASRHAQIISTVYVITYLGSAVPVVGLGLATAVYGLDAAVAGFVTACACAAGLLAAITWRRSLRR; encoded by the coding sequence ATGACCGTCTTTAGCGAACTTCGAATGCGTCCGGCTACGGCCACCCGCTGGGGCTGGGATGCGTCCACCACCACACGGCTGGCCATGGCCGGCGTCGTCATTTTCACGCTCCTGGTGGGAGCAAACCTCGCGACCCCGCTGTATCCGCTGCTGCAGGTGCGGCTGGGCATCGGCTCCCTGGGTATCACCGTCGCGTTCGCCGCCTACGTCCTGGCACTCGTGGCCACGCTCATGCTCGCGGGGCACTGGTCCGACCACATCGGGCGCCGTGCGGCACTTCTCCTTGCCGTGCTGACGGGGCTCGCGGGTGGCCTGGTCTTTGCGAACGCGGACAGTCTTGCCGGGCTGTGCGGCGGCCGGGCGCTCCAGGGCGTCGCCGTCGCCCTGGCTACCGGGGCCAGCTCGGCGGCACTGCGTGAACTGCTGCCGGAGCGCCCGGAGTGGGCCTCCCGTTTCACCCTCCTGGCCTCGGCCGGGGGAGTGGCAGCGGGCCCCGCGATCGGAGGGATCCTCTCGCTCCTGCCGGACTCCACCAGCACGCCGTACCTCATCCATACGCTCGTCCTGGCCGCCTTGCTGGTCCCGCTGTACCTGCTGCGAGCCCGTCCCGCCATCAAGCCTGCCGGCCCCCGTCCGCTGAAGGCGCTTGCGCCGCGCCTGCCCACGGTGTCCCGCGACGCCCGGGGTGCATTCTGGCTGGCGGCAGCCGTCGGCTTCCTTAGCTTTGCCGTCTTCGGCTTCTGCCTGTCCCTCGCGCCGGGTTACTTCGCGAAGATCCTCGGCACCGAATCGCGGCCGCTGATCGGCCTGCTGGCCGGGCTAACCCTGGGATCGTCCGCCCTGAGCCAGTTGGTCGCCGTCCGGAGCAGGTTCGCTGTGCCGGCCGGGCTGGCTGTGCTGGGCGGCGCCGTGGCGCTCATCGCGGCCGCCGCTGCCGCTGGCAATCCGTGGCTGCTGGTCGCGGCGAGCGTAGCCGCAGGCGCCGGCCAGGGCGTCGCCTTCCGGACAGTTTTCAACGACGTGGCAGGCAAGGTGGAAGCGTCCCGGCATGCACAGATCATCAGCACCGTTTATGTAATCACCTACCTCGGAAGTGCCGTCCCGGTAGTGGGGCTGGGGCTCGCGACGGCGGTCTACGGGCTCGACGCGGCCGTCGCCGGATTCGTGACAGCCTGCGCCTGCGCCGCGGGGCTGCTGGCGGCGATCACCTGGCGCCGCAGCCTCCGCCGGTAG
- a CDS encoding nitronate monooxygenase, whose protein sequence is MPHAEIDTRIIAAPMAGGTSTPGFVSAVHRAGGLGFLAAGYKSADAVSAEIRACRDAGVRFGVNVFVPDHAQLNPSRDAVARMEEYRSSLDRDAGRYGVTVPPLVLDDDDAWQAKIDLLLQHPVELVSFAFGLPDSAVVEALRKAGSTVVATVTSRAEAELAADRGADALVVQHSSAGAHSGAFLPGTKPGDMPPSTTDLIREVAAAVDLPLIAAGAVSDAAAVRSVIAAGAVAAQVGTALLRTDESGARQLHKDALGDDRFTETAPTRAFTGRYARALVNDFVRDHRDAPAGYPAIHHLTAPIRAAAAAAGDRERLNLWAGKGWRSARTGPVAEAVGALLDS, encoded by the coding sequence ATGCCCCACGCCGAGATCGATACCCGCATCATTGCAGCGCCCATGGCAGGCGGGACGTCCACGCCGGGCTTCGTCTCGGCGGTCCACCGCGCCGGGGGACTGGGCTTTCTCGCCGCGGGCTACAAGAGCGCGGACGCGGTCAGCGCCGAGATCCGCGCCTGCCGGGACGCCGGCGTCCGGTTCGGCGTCAACGTTTTTGTGCCCGACCATGCACAGCTGAACCCCTCCCGCGACGCCGTGGCAAGGATGGAGGAGTACCGGAGCAGCCTTGACCGGGACGCCGGGCGCTACGGCGTGACCGTGCCGCCCCTGGTGCTTGACGACGACGACGCCTGGCAGGCGAAGATCGACCTCCTGCTGCAGCACCCCGTTGAACTGGTCAGCTTCGCATTCGGGCTGCCCGATTCCGCAGTTGTCGAGGCGCTCCGGAAAGCCGGGTCGACCGTCGTCGCGACGGTCACCAGCCGCGCCGAGGCCGAGCTGGCAGCGGACCGCGGAGCCGATGCCCTCGTCGTCCAGCACAGCAGCGCCGGCGCCCACTCCGGCGCGTTCCTGCCCGGGACTAAACCAGGCGACATGCCGCCGTCGACGACTGACCTGATCCGGGAGGTGGCAGCCGCCGTCGACCTTCCGCTGATCGCGGCCGGCGCGGTGTCGGACGCCGCCGCCGTCAGGTCGGTCATTGCCGCCGGGGCGGTTGCCGCGCAGGTGGGAACGGCGCTGCTGCGGACGGACGAAAGCGGCGCGCGGCAGCTGCACAAGGACGCCCTTGGCGATGACCGCTTCACCGAAACAGCACCCACCCGGGCGTTCACCGGCCGGTACGCACGGGCACTCGTCAATGACTTTGTCCGCGACCACCGGGACGCCCCTGCGGGCTACCCCGCCATCCACCATCTGACAGCTCCCATCCGCGCGGCAGCAGCGGCCGCCGGTGACCGGGAGCGGCTGAACCTCTGGGCAGGAAAGGGCTGGCGCTCGGCCAGGACCGGACCCGTGGCCGAGGCGGTCGGAGCGCTCCTGGACAGTTAA